One Candidatus Planktophila sp. genomic region harbors:
- a CDS encoding cytidine deaminase has product MSEINWDQLHVAAVAAMKTAYAPYSKFPVGVAALVSDGRIVSGCNVENASYGLGLCAECGLVSNLIATGGGRLIAISCVDGQGNSLAPCGRCRQLLFEHGGSSALLMTDDGPQTMAEMLPWAFGPDDLDRNER; this is encoded by the coding sequence ATGAGTGAGATTAATTGGGATCAGCTACATGTCGCCGCTGTTGCTGCGATGAAAACTGCGTATGCCCCGTACTCAAAGTTTCCAGTCGGGGTTGCCGCCCTCGTGAGCGACGGCCGAATAGTCAGTGGATGCAACGTTGAAAATGCGAGTTATGGTTTAGGACTTTGTGCTGAATGTGGACTTGTATCAAATCTGATCGCCACTGGCGGCGGTCGCTTAATTGCAATTTCATGCGTCGATGGCCAAGGTAACTCACTAGCTCCGTGTGGGCGATGTCGCCAATTACTATTTGAGCACGGTGGATCCAGTGCGCTCTTGATGACCGATGATGGTCCACAGACAATGGCGGAAATGTTGCCGTGGGCATTTGGTCCAGATGATTTAGATCGCAATGAGCGATAA